One window of Methanobacterium alkalithermotolerans genomic DNA carries:
- the gatE gene encoding Glu-tRNA(Gln) amidotransferase subunit GatE, giving the protein MDWEKLGLKMGLEIHQQLDTKSKLFCPCSSNLTDKKADYKILRNLRPTQSELGKIDRAAFQEARRKLRFLYEAYSQETCLVEADEEPPHPLNLEAVELAIVVASLLNMKVVDEFHTMRKQVIDGSNTGGFQRTGLVATHGFLETSQGKVAIENLCLEEDAARRIETTNKGVKFRLDRLGIPLLEITTDPSIHHPEQVKEVAYQLGQVLRSTKVKRGLGTIRQDLNISIRDGARVEVKGVQDLDLMPTMVQREVERQIKLIEIRDTLIKRKASVEDEILDVKSVFEDTDSKIIATAPAVKGLKLTGFAGLVGMEIQPGRRLGTEFSSYAKKLGVSGIFHTDELPAYGISSQEVDRLKEFAGAGAEDAVIIVAHQEEIALGALEEVKRRAIMCFEGVVEETRKALPEGNTEYMRPLPTSSRMYLETDIPTFTITRQKVQKIKNNLPELPQEKKERIESKYNLSEDLSSQLLKRDKVDDFEKIMNNLKVDPTVVASLLAYSLRELKREGHSLDRLDLETLINTLKLLEEDKISKDAINSILIHVSQENTSPLEAAEALDLLMLKESDVEDIIQKIISQKEDMIKQRGMGSMGPLMGIVMKELKGKADGKLVNKVLKETIQQFL; this is encoded by the coding sequence ATGGACTGGGAAAAATTAGGACTCAAAATGGGGCTGGAAATCCACCAGCAACTGGATACTAAAAGCAAATTATTTTGCCCCTGCAGCAGTAATTTAACTGATAAAAAAGCAGATTATAAAATATTGAGGAACTTGCGCCCTACCCAAAGTGAATTAGGGAAAATTGACCGGGCAGCATTTCAGGAAGCCCGGAGAAAATTACGTTTTTTATATGAAGCTTACTCTCAGGAAACATGTCTGGTAGAAGCAGATGAAGAACCACCCCACCCCCTTAATCTGGAAGCAGTGGAGTTAGCCATTGTAGTTGCTTCTCTATTGAATATGAAGGTGGTGGATGAGTTCCATACCATGCGAAAGCAGGTTATTGATGGTAGTAATACAGGAGGTTTTCAAAGAACAGGCCTGGTGGCTACCCATGGTTTCCTGGAAACCAGTCAGGGAAAGGTAGCTATAGAAAACCTTTGTTTAGAAGAAGACGCCGCAAGGAGAATAGAAACAACCAATAAGGGCGTTAAATTCCGTCTGGATAGGTTGGGTATTCCTCTTTTGGAGATAACCACCGATCCTTCTATTCACCACCCGGAACAGGTGAAAGAAGTAGCTTATCAGTTAGGGCAGGTTTTAAGAAGCACAAAAGTTAAAAGAGGTCTGGGAACTATCAGGCAGGATTTAAATATATCTATTCGTGATGGTGCCCGGGTAGAAGTTAAAGGAGTTCAGGACCTGGATCTAATGCCTACCATGGTGCAACGAGAAGTGGAACGTCAAATAAAATTAATAGAAATAAGGGATACCTTAATAAAAAGGAAAGCCAGTGTGGAAGATGAAATATTAGATGTTAAATCTGTTTTTGAAGATACAGATTCTAAGATAATTGCCACTGCCCCGGCAGTAAAGGGCTTGAAGCTTACCGGATTTGCAGGGTTAGTGGGTATGGAAATACAGCCCGGTCGTCGTCTGGGTACTGAATTTTCCAGTTATGCTAAAAAATTAGGAGTATCTGGAATATTCCACACAGATGAGCTACCCGCCTATGGCATAAGTTCCCAGGAAGTGGATAGATTAAAAGAATTTGCCGGTGCCGGTGCCGAAGATGCAGTTATTATTGTAGCACATCAAGAAGAAATAGCCCTAGGGGCCCTGGAAGAAGTAAAAAGAAGGGCTATAATGTGTTTTGAGGGAGTGGTGGAAGAAACCCGTAAAGCCCTTCCTGAGGGGAATACCGAATACATGCGCCCTCTTCCCACATCCAGCCGAATGTATTTAGAAACCGATATCCCTACTTTCACCATTACCCGCCAAAAGGTGCAAAAAATAAAAAATAATCTTCCTGAGCTTCCCCAGGAAAAAAAAGAAAGAATAGAATCAAAGTATAATTTAAGTGAGGATCTATCCAGCCAGCTACTTAAAAGAGATAAAGTAGATGACTTTGAAAAGATAATGAACAATTTAAAGGTGGATCCCACTGTAGTTGCTTCTTTACTGGCTTATTCTTTAAGAGAGCTTAAAAGAGAAGGGCACAGTCTGGATAGATTGGACCTGGAGACCCTGATAAATACTTTGAAATTATTAGAAGAAGATAAAATATCTAAAGATGCTATAAACTCCATATTAATTCATGTTTCACAGGAAAATACATCTCCTCTAGAAGCTGCCGAAGCACTGGATTTGTTGATGTTAAAAGAATCTGATGTAGAAGACATAATCCAAAAAATAATTTCCCAAAAAGAGGATATGATAAAACAAAGAGGTATGGGTAGTATGGGGCCTCTAATGGGGATAGTGATGAAAGAGTTAAAAGGTAAAGCTGACGGAAAACTTGTAAATAAAGTATTAAAAGAGACCATACAGCAATTTTTATAA